From the Thermovirga lienii DSM 17291 genome, one window contains:
- a CDS encoding hypothetical protein (KEGG: tai:Taci_0721 hypothetical protein~SPTR: Putative uncharacterized protein) — MGWQVYMILVLLIVWGGTFWCVAKTMKAEKQ, encoded by the coding sequence ATGGGCTGGCAAGTTTACATGATTTTAGTTCTCTTGATAGTGTGGGGTGGAACGTTCTGGTGCGTGGCTAAAACGATGAAAGCTGAAAAACAATAA
- a CDS encoding sodium:neurotransmitter symporter (PFAM: Sodium:neurotransmitter symporter family~COGs: COG0733 Na+-dependent transporter of the SNF family~InterPro IPR000175~KEGG: tai:Taci_0722 sodium:neurotransmitter symporter~PFAM: sodium:neurotransmitter symporter~SPTR: Transporter) yields the protein MAEIKKADQWASRWGLIFSAIGMAVGTGNIWRFPRVAAAQGGGAFVLACVVALFLWAIPLLMAESVWGKVTRMGVIGSFKEMLGRKWTWAGGCVAWISLGIAFYYAVVMGWCVRYFVYVLTGVIKPGLDTEALWTAFSTTPGAMVPWHIISMVIATIVIFKGISQGLEKINKILIPSLFVLLVVLMIRAITLPGAVKGLQYLFEPRFELFASGRLWLEAFTQVAWSTGAGWGLLLTYFVYAKKTEDISLNATTICFADTSAAMIAAMAIIPTIFALSSDPMAAVGSGNTGLAFIHLTKLFTVMPAGTLFAGFFFLALIFAALSSLLSMVELGVRLLMDAGWPRHKAALAAGIGITILGLPSSMSIDFLNNQDWVWGVGLLVSGVFFSIGAMKIGVDKIWREYIEPCSDLKASWMWKLIYLFPLWFVIIFTWWIKQAMSWYPDSWWKWLPISEYTYTVGTMVYQWAIMVVVFLLLNNWLADKMTHKFEATD from the coding sequence ATGGCCGAGATTAAGAAAGCTGATCAGTGGGCTAGTAGGTGGGGATTAATATTCTCCGCAATAGGTATGGCTGTAGGTACAGGTAACATTTGGCGCTTCCCTCGAGTAGCAGCAGCCCAAGGCGGAGGGGCCTTTGTTTTGGCGTGTGTCGTTGCTTTATTTTTATGGGCTATACCACTTCTTATGGCAGAGTCAGTTTGGGGCAAAGTAACCAGAATGGGGGTCATAGGGTCGTTTAAGGAAATGCTGGGCAGAAAGTGGACGTGGGCCGGAGGCTGTGTCGCATGGATATCATTGGGCATCGCCTTCTACTACGCCGTAGTCATGGGTTGGTGCGTAAGATATTTTGTATATGTTCTGACCGGAGTCATCAAACCGGGACTGGACACAGAGGCCCTTTGGACCGCCTTCTCCACAACTCCTGGAGCCATGGTCCCGTGGCACATCATCTCCATGGTGATAGCGACCATAGTTATTTTCAAAGGAATATCCCAGGGACTCGAGAAGATCAACAAGATACTAATTCCAAGCCTTTTTGTTTTACTGGTAGTTTTAATGATAAGAGCCATAACGCTCCCTGGCGCAGTAAAGGGATTACAGTATCTTTTCGAACCCAGGTTTGAGCTTTTCGCTTCTGGAAGGCTTTGGCTTGAAGCGTTCACGCAGGTTGCCTGGTCTACCGGTGCAGGTTGGGGTCTTTTACTTACTTACTTTGTCTACGCAAAGAAAACCGAGGACATTTCTCTAAACGCCACAACCATCTGCTTCGCGGACACATCGGCAGCTATGATCGCAGCTATGGCCATAATACCCACCATCTTTGCACTCTCTTCAGATCCCATGGCAGCAGTCGGCTCCGGAAACACAGGCCTTGCATTCATCCATTTGACGAAACTCTTCACTGTAATGCCCGCTGGCACCCTGTTCGCAGGCTTTTTCTTCCTGGCATTGATCTTTGCAGCTTTGAGCTCACTGCTCTCCATGGTTGAGTTGGGAGTAAGACTCCTCATGGATGCCGGGTGGCCTCGCCATAAGGCGGCCCTTGCAGCAGGTATAGGGATAACGATCCTTGGCCTACCTTCCTCCATGAGTATTGATTTCCTCAATAACCAAGACTGGGTATGGGGTGTAGGATTGTTGGTAAGCGGCGTGTTCTTCTCCATAGGAGCGATGAAGATAGGCGTGGACAAGATATGGAGGGAATACATCGAACCGTGTTCCGACCTCAAAGCCTCTTGGATGTGGAAGCTCATATACCTCTTCCCCCTTTGGTTCGTAATCATCTTTACCTGGTGGATCAAGCAGGCTATGAGCTGGTATCCTGACAGTTGGTGGAAATGGCTTCCCATCTCCGAATACACCTACACGGTAGGAACCATGGTGTATCAGTGGGCCATAATGGTCGTGGTGTTCTTGTTGCTTAACAACTGGCTGGCCGACAAGATGACTCACAAGTTCGAAGCCACTGATTAA